The Phaeobacter sp. A36a-5a genome contains a region encoding:
- the mtaB gene encoding tRNA (N(6)-L-threonylcarbamoyladenosine(37)-C(2))-methylthiotransferase MtaB, translated as MSAPKFTTLGCRLNAYETEAMKELSQQAGLSNAVVVNTCAVTAEAVRKARQEIRRLRRENPEAPIIVTGCAAQTEPETFAAMEEVTRVIGNTEKMQAETWQQIAKGPDFIGTTEKVQVDDIMSVTETAGHLIDGFGTRSRAYVQVQNGCDHRCTFCIIPYGRGNSRSVPAGVVVDQIKRLVDRGYNEVVLTGVDLTSWGADLPATPRLGDLVMRILKLVPDLPRLRISSIDSIEVDENLMQAIATESRLMPHLHLSLQHGDDLILKRMARRHLRDDAIKFCEDARRLRPEMTFGADIIAGFPTESDAHFENSLKLVTDCDLTWLHVFPYSKREGTPAAKIPNQVNGTVIKERAARLRAAGDVQVQAHLTAQIGRRHRILMENPHMGRTEQFTEVSFATPQVEGEIVTTTTTGIRGTQLTA; from the coding sequence ATGAGCGCGCCCAAATTCACCACGCTCGGCTGCCGCCTGAACGCCTATGAAACCGAAGCGATGAAAGAGCTCAGCCAGCAGGCAGGGCTCAGCAACGCCGTGGTGGTCAACACCTGTGCCGTCACCGCCGAGGCCGTGCGCAAGGCACGGCAGGAGATCCGCCGCCTGCGCCGTGAAAACCCGGAGGCGCCGATCATCGTCACCGGTTGTGCCGCCCAGACCGAACCGGAGACCTTTGCCGCAATGGAAGAGGTCACCCGCGTCATCGGCAACACCGAAAAGATGCAGGCCGAGACCTGGCAGCAGATCGCCAAGGGGCCGGATTTCATCGGCACCACGGAAAAGGTGCAGGTCGACGATATCATGTCGGTGACCGAGACCGCAGGCCATCTCATTGACGGTTTCGGCACCCGCTCCCGCGCCTATGTGCAGGTCCAGAACGGCTGCGACCACCGCTGCACCTTCTGCATCATCCCCTATGGTCGCGGCAATTCCCGCTCGGTCCCGGCAGGCGTGGTGGTCGATCAGATCAAGCGGCTGGTGGACAGGGGCTATAATGAGGTTGTCCTGACCGGCGTCGATCTCACCTCCTGGGGCGCCGACCTGCCCGCCACGCCCCGTCTGGGCGATCTGGTGATGCGGATCCTGAAACTGGTGCCGGACCTACCGCGCCTGCGCATCTCCTCCATCGATTCGATCGAGGTGGACGAGAACCTGATGCAGGCCATCGCTACCGAATCCCGCCTGATGCCGCATCTGCACCTGTCGCTGCAACACGGCGATGATCTGATCCTGAAACGGATGGCCCGCCGCCACCTGCGCGATGACGCGATCAAATTCTGCGAAGACGCCCGCCGCCTGCGCCCGGAGATGACCTTTGGTGCCGATATCATTGCAGGCTTTCCGACCGAGTCGGACGCCCATTTCGAGAACTCGCTGAAACTGGTTACCGACTGCGATCTCACCTGGCTGCACGTCTTCCCCTATTCCAAGCGCGAGGGCACCCCGGCCGCCAAGATCCCCAATCAGGTGAATGGCACGGTGATCAAGGAGCGAGCCGCCCGTCTGCGCGCCGCCGGTGACGTGCAGGTACAGGCCCATCTCACCGCGCAGATCGGCCGCAGGCATCGCATCCTGATGGAAAACCCGCACATGGGCCGCACCGAGCAATTCACCGAGGTCAGCTTTGCAACCCCGCAGGTGGAGGGCGAGATCGTCACCACCACCACCACCGGCATCAGGGGAACCCAGCTCACTGCCTGA
- a CDS encoding chloramphenicol phosphotransferase CPT family protein produces the protein MSLILFLHGPSSSGKSTLAAELRRQSPRPFLHLSIDHLRSSGAWRQVDYPDWQTARPAFFDGFHRAVAGFADAGNDLIIEHILDTPGWHSQLQDLLADHQMLFVGLRPSLAALHQREQRRGDRPRGSAVQDAAHIHAGIRYDLECDGTRDTEQLARDILTRINQPLPASGFFR, from the coding sequence ATGAGCCTCATTCTCTTCCTTCACGGCCCCTCCAGCAGCGGCAAATCCACGCTGGCAGCAGAACTGCGCCGCCAGTCACCCCGCCCCTTCCTGCACCTCTCCATTGATCACCTGCGCAGCAGCGGCGCCTGGCGCCAGGTCGATTATCCCGACTGGCAAACGGCCCGGCCCGCCTTCTTTGACGGGTTCCATCGCGCAGTTGCAGGCTTTGCCGACGCCGGTAATGATCTGATCATCGAACATATCCTCGACACACCCGGCTGGCACAGCCAGTTGCAGGACCTGCTGGCGGACCACCAAATGCTGTTCGTCGGCTTGCGCCCCTCTCTCGCCGCGCTGCACCAGCGCGAGCAGCGCCGAGGTGACAGGCCGCGGGGCAGCGCCGTGCAGGATGCCGCCCATATCCATGCCGGGATACGGTATGATCTGGAGTGCGACGGCACCCGCGACACCGAACAGCTTGCGCGCGACATCCTCACTCGCATCAACCAGCCGCTGCCCGCCTCCGGATTTTTCCGCTAG
- a CDS encoding cytochrome c1, with amino-acid sequence MLKKLAIGAAFALSLAPAASFAAGGSGHVEDYDFSFEGPFGTYDTNQLQRGLQIYTEVCAACHGLKLVPLRTLADEGGPNLPEEQVRAYAAENFSVYDPVEDEDRPAKPTDNFPENNNAGAPDLSMMAKARAGFHGPYGLGLNQLFKGMGGAEYIASLLAGYTGETKEEAGTTFYGNTAFPGGWISMAPPLSDEQVEFVDGHANDVEAMSQDVAAFLMWTAEPKMMARKQAGFVGVLFLTLLSVLLYLTNKRLWAPHKGKKTS; translated from the coding sequence ATGTTGAAAAAACTAGCCATTGGTGCCGCCTTCGCACTGTCCCTGGCGCCTGCCGCATCCTTTGCGGCGGGAGGCTCGGGCCATGTCGAGGACTATGACTTCTCGTTCGAAGGCCCGTTTGGCACCTACGACACCAACCAGCTGCAGCGCGGTCTGCAGATCTACACCGAAGTCTGCGCAGCCTGTCACGGGCTGAAGCTGGTGCCGCTGCGCACCCTGGCCGATGAAGGTGGCCCGAACCTGCCAGAAGAGCAGGTCCGCGCCTATGCGGCCGAGAACTTCTCGGTTTACGATCCGGTGGAGGATGAAGATCGTCCGGCCAAGCCGACCGATAACTTCCCGGAAAACAACAACGCAGGCGCGCCTGACCTCAGCATGATGGCCAAGGCACGTGCGGGTTTCCACGGCCCCTACGGTCTGGGTCTGAACCAGCTGTTCAAAGGCATGGGCGGTGCGGAATATATTGCGTCGCTGCTGGCGGGCTACACCGGTGAGACCAAGGAAGAAGCAGGCACCACCTTCTATGGCAACACTGCCTTCCCTGGTGGCTGGATCTCCATGGCGCCGCCGCTGTCGGATGAGCAGGTTGAGTTCGTCGATGGCCACGCCAACGATGTGGAAGCCATGTCGCAGGACGTCGCGGCCTTCCTGATGTGGACGGCGGAGCCGAAAATGATGGCGCGCAAGCAGGCCGGTTTTGTCGGCGTGCTGTTCCTGACGCTGCTGTCGGTGCTGCTGTATCTCACCAACAAGCGTCTGTGGGCGCCGCACAAAGGCAAGAAAACCAGCTAA
- the petB gene encoding cytochrome b, whose amino-acid sequence MSGIPHDHYEPKTGGEKWLHSRLPIVGLIYDTIMIPTPKNLNWLWIWGIVLAFCLVLQIVTGIILVMHYTPHVDLAFASVEHIMRNVNGGHMIRYLHMNGASLFFVAVYIHIFRGLYYGSYKAPREITWIIGMLIYLMMMGTAFMGYVLPWGQMSFWGATVITGLFGAIPFVGEALQTWLLGGPAVDNATLNRFFSLHYLLPFVIAALVIVHIWAFHTTGNNNPTGVEVRRGSKEEAKKDTLPFWPYFVIKDFVGLAVVLVVFWAIVGFMPNYLGHPDNYIEANPLVTPAHIVPEWYFLPFYAILRAFTSEVWVVQIASFVTGGIIDAKFFGVLAMFGAIAVMALAPWLDTSRVRSGRYRPQFKWWFLLLVIDFFALMWLGAMPAEEPYASFSLIASAYWFAYFLVILPLLGVIEKPLAIPETIEADFDAHYGKKSGADATPAE is encoded by the coding sequence ATGTCCGGCATTCCGCACGATCATTATGAGCCGAAAACCGGTGGCGAGAAGTGGCTGCACAGCCGCCTGCCCATCGTTGGCCTGATCTATGACACCATTATGATCCCCACGCCCAAGAACCTGAACTGGTTGTGGATCTGGGGTATCGTCCTGGCATTCTGCTTGGTCCTGCAAATCGTCACCGGTATCATCCTGGTGATGCATTACACACCGCATGTCGATCTGGCGTTTGCCTCCGTTGAGCACATCATGCGCAACGTGAACGGCGGCCATATGATCCGCTATCTGCATATGAACGGCGCATCGCTGTTCTTTGTCGCGGTCTACATCCACATTTTCCGGGGTCTCTACTACGGGTCCTACAAGGCACCGCGCGAGATCACATGGATCATCGGCATGCTGATCTACCTGATGATGATGGGCACCGCCTTCATGGGCTATGTACTGCCCTGGGGTCAGATGTCCTTCTGGGGGGCGACCGTGATCACCGGCCTGTTCGGCGCCATTCCCTTTGTTGGTGAAGCGCTGCAGACATGGCTGCTGGGCGGGCCTGCCGTGGACAACGCCACGCTGAACCGCTTCTTCTCGCTGCACTATCTGCTGCCTTTCGTGATCGCGGCGCTGGTCATCGTGCACATCTGGGCCTTCCACACCACCGGCAACAACAACCCGACCGGTGTTGAAGTGCGTCGTGGCTCCAAGGAAGAAGCCAAGAAAGACACGCTGCCGTTCTGGCCCTATTTCGTGATCAAGGATTTCGTAGGTCTGGCGGTTGTGCTGGTTGTGTTCTGGGCGATCGTCGGCTTCATGCCGAACTACCTGGGCCACCCCGATAACTACATCGAAGCCAACCCGCTGGTGACCCCTGCACACATCGTTCCCGAATGGTACTTCCTGCCGTTCTACGCGATCCTGCGGGCCTTCACCTCGGAAGTCTGGGTTGTGCAGATTGCCTCCTTTGTGACCGGTGGCATCATCGACGCCAAGTTCTTTGGCGTGCTGGCGATGTTTGGTGCGATTGCCGTCATGGCGCTGGCGCCCTGGCTGGACACCAGCCGCGTGCGCTCGGGCCGGTACCGCCCGCAGTTCAAGTGGTGGTTCCTGCTGCTGGTCATCGACTTCTTTGCCCTGATGTGGCTGGGTGCGATGCCTGCGGAAGAACCCTATGCGTCGTTCTCCCTGATCGCTTCGGCCTATTGGTTCGCCTACTTCCTGGTGATCCTGCCGCTGCTGGGCGTCATCGAGAAGCCGCTGGCGATTCCCGAGACCATCGAAGCGGATTTTGATGCCCATTACGGCAAGAAGTCTGGCGCTGACGCCACGCCGGCCGAGTAA
- the petA gene encoding ubiquinol-cytochrome c reductase iron-sulfur subunit → MSHAEDNEGTRRDFLYYATAGAGAVTAGAAIWPLVNQMNPSADVQALSSIIVDVAGVEVGTQISVMFLGKPVFIRRRTQEEIEAARAVDLADLPDPVARNVNAGDVPATDENRTMDEAGEWLVMMGVCTHLGCVPLGDGAGEFNGWFCPCHGSHYDTAGRIRKGPAPENLPVPTAVFLDETTIQLG, encoded by the coding sequence GTGTCCCACGCAGAAGACAACGAAGGAACCCGGAGAGATTTCCTCTACTACGCCACTGCCGGCGCCGGGGCAGTGACTGCGGGCGCCGCTATTTGGCCCCTGGTCAACCAGATGAACCCCTCGGCTGACGTTCAGGCTCTGTCCTCGATTATCGTGGACGTGGCAGGTGTGGAAGTCGGGACCCAGATCTCGGTTATGTTCCTTGGCAAGCCGGTGTTCATCCGCCGCCGCACCCAGGAAGAGATCGAAGCGGCACGTGCTGTTGATCTGGCCGACCTGCCCGATCCGGTTGCCCGGAACGTCAACGCAGGCGATGTGCCGGCCACCGACGAAAACCGCACCATGGACGAAGCTGGCGAATGGCTGGTCATGATGGGTGTCTGTACCCACCTCGGCTGTGTGCCGCTGGGTGATGGCGCTGGCGAGTTCAATGGCTGGTTCTGCCCCTGCCACGGGTCGCACTACGACACTGCCGGTCGTATCCGCAAAGGTCCCGCGCCCGAGAACCTGCCGGTTCCGACGGCCGTGTTCCTTGATGAAACTACGATCCAACTGGGATAA
- a CDS encoding glutathione S-transferase: MKLYHAPTSPYVRKVMVVLHETDQLADVELIPVATTPIAPASDLKAANPLAKIPALERAGGATLYDSRVICAYLAERAGGALYEGGWDTRVLEATADGIMEAAVLLSYEKRLRPADKQWPEWIEGQSGKVLGGCAALNARWMAHLKGSLRIGQIAVACALSYVDFRHPDMGWRKGNEALADWFAEFDSRPSMQATRPPES, translated from the coding sequence ATGAAACTCTATCACGCGCCCACCTCCCCCTATGTGCGTAAGGTCATGGTGGTGCTGCATGAAACGGATCAGCTGGCGGATGTCGAGCTGATCCCGGTGGCCACCACGCCGATTGCCCCGGCGAGCGACCTGAAGGCCGCCAACCCGCTGGCCAAGATCCCGGCGCTGGAACGCGCGGGGGGCGCGACGCTGTATGACAGCCGGGTGATCTGCGCCTATCTGGCAGAGCGTGCGGGTGGGGCGCTTTATGAGGGCGGCTGGGACACGCGGGTGCTGGAGGCCACGGCGGATGGCATCATGGAGGCGGCAGTGCTGCTGTCCTATGAAAAGCGCCTGCGCCCCGCGGACAAGCAATGGCCGGAGTGGATCGAAGGGCAGAGCGGCAAGGTGCTGGGCGGCTGCGCGGCGCTGAACGCGCGCTGGATGGCGCATCTGAAAGGATCGCTGCGGATCGGGCAGATCGCTGTGGCCTGTGCATTGTCCTATGTGGATTTCCGGCATCCGGACATGGGCTGGCGCAAGGGGAACGAGGCGCTGGCGGATTGGTTCGCCGAATTCGATTCGCGTCCGTCGATGCAGGCGACGCGACCACCGGAAAGCTGA
- a CDS encoding 6,7-dimethyl-8-ribityllumazine synthase, whose product MTHTRFAFIKAHWHSDIVDRALEGFQQLIPAEQIDVFDVPGAFEMPLLAKDLAKTGKYDAIACAAFVVDGGIYRHDFVAQAVVDGLMQAGMETGVPVLSVSLTPHHYQETDHHNAIYRAHFVDKGREAANAALMIVRTRQEALGA is encoded by the coding sequence ATGACACACACCCGCTTTGCCTTCATCAAGGCACATTGGCATTCCGACATCGTTGATCGCGCATTGGAGGGCTTTCAGCAGCTGATCCCGGCGGAGCAGATCGACGTGTTTGATGTGCCCGGCGCCTTTGAAATGCCGCTGCTGGCCAAGGATCTCGCCAAGACCGGAAAATACGACGCCATCGCCTGCGCCGCCTTTGTGGTGGATGGCGGCATCTACCGCCATGACTTCGTGGCACAGGCTGTGGTGGATGGCCTGATGCAGGCAGGCATGGAGACTGGCGTGCCCGTCCTGTCCGTCTCGCTAACGCCGCACCACTATCAGGAAACCGATCACCACAACGCCATCTACCGCGCCCATTTTGTCGACAAGGGACGCGAGGCCGCCAATGCTGCGCTGATGATCGTCAGAACCCGGCAGGAGGCGCTTGGCGCCTAA
- a CDS encoding thiamine ABC transporter ATP-binding protein gives MLKLDHCKMDNGGFIVRADLSVAAGERVAVIGPSGAGKTTLIEAIAGFVPIISGGLSWQGRALTDVRPGARPIAMLFQDGNLFPHLSVAQNVALGIRPNLRLSREEQDKVRAAIARVGLAGMEERKPAALSGGQQSRVALGRVLVQGRDLLLLDEPFAALGPALKAEMLDLVAELAQETGATVLMVSHDPADARRIADQVILVADGAAHPPMATAELLDNPPPALKAYLG, from the coding sequence ATGCTGAAACTTGATCACTGCAAAATGGATAACGGCGGCTTTATCGTGCGTGCGGATCTGTCGGTTGCGGCGGGTGAGCGGGTGGCGGTGATCGGTCCCTCCGGCGCGGGCAAGACAACGCTGATCGAGGCGATTGCCGGTTTTGTGCCGATCATCTCAGGGGGGCTGTCGTGGCAGGGGCGCGCTTTGACGGATGTGAGACCGGGTGCACGGCCGATTGCGATGTTGTTTCAGGACGGCAATCTGTTTCCGCATCTGAGCGTGGCGCAGAATGTCGCGCTGGGCATTCGCCCGAACCTGCGGCTGAGCCGCGAAGAGCAGGACAAGGTGCGCGCAGCGATTGCCCGGGTCGGACTGGCCGGAATGGAAGAGCGCAAGCCCGCCGCCCTGTCCGGTGGCCAGCAAAGCCGGGTGGCGCTGGGACGGGTGCTGGTGCAGGGCCGCGATCTGCTGCTGCTGGACGAGCCGTTTGCGGCGCTGGGGCCCGCGCTGAAGGCCGAGATGCTGGATCTGGTGGCGGAGCTGGCTCAGGAGACCGGGGCAACGGTTCTGATGGTCAGCCATGACCCGGCGGATGCGCGGCGGATTGCGGATCAGGTGATACTGGTGGCGGATGGCGCGGCGCATCCGCCGATGGCGACGGCGGAGCTACTGGACAATCCGCCGCCGGCGCTGAAGGCCTATCTGGGGTGA
- a CDS encoding thiamine/thiamine pyrophosphate ABC transporter permease ThiP has product MADRAQPLRSRWGLGVATLVATFILGALAAVILRAEVGRGLGVADWAAIRFTIWQAVLSAVASVTLAVPVARALARRRFRGRRLLIALMGAPFILPVIVAILGILAVFGRSGWLSDLLGVFGLGPLQIYGLHGVVLAHVFFNLPLATRLILQGWQEIPAERFRLAAQLNAGPLAMWRLLEAPMLRQVVPGALAVVFAICLSSFAVALTLGGGPRATTIELAIYQAFRFDFDLGRAAMLSGVQLLLTGAAALVALRVASGEGFGAGLDRPVRRWDGEGRWARGLDAIYLSGAAQFLVLPLSAIVIAGLPGLLSMGASVWMAAATSALIAGLSTLVLLLIALPMAIAVALGRGAVVEVAGLLGLAVSPLVIGTGLFILIYPVADPFALALPVTALVNALMALPFALRILIPRVREILARYGRLSLSLDMRGGAFLRRVLLPRLRPQLGFAAGLAAALSMGDLGVIALFADSETATLPLQVYRLMGAYRMEAASGGALLLLCLSMGAFYICDRGGRRHAET; this is encoded by the coding sequence ATGGCTGACCGCGCTCAGCCGCTGAGATCCCGCTGGGGTCTGGGCGTCGCGACCCTGGTCGCGACGTTCATCCTTGGGGCCTTGGCCGCTGTTATCCTGCGGGCCGAGGTCGGGCGCGGTCTTGGGGTCGCCGATTGGGCCGCGATCCGCTTTACCATCTGGCAGGCGGTTCTGTCGGCGGTTGCGAGCGTGACGCTGGCGGTGCCGGTGGCGCGCGCGCTGGCGCGGCGACGGTTTCGCGGGCGGCGGCTGCTGATCGCCCTGATGGGGGCGCCGTTCATCCTGCCGGTGATTGTTGCGATCCTTGGCATTCTGGCGGTGTTTGGCCGGTCGGGCTGGTTGAGCGATCTGCTGGGGGTTTTCGGGCTTGGACCGCTGCAGATCTATGGTTTGCACGGCGTTGTGCTGGCTCATGTGTTTTTCAATCTGCCGCTGGCGACACGGCTGATCCTGCAAGGCTGGCAGGAAATCCCGGCGGAGCGCTTTCGCCTTGCGGCGCAGCTCAATGCCGGACCATTGGCAATGTGGCGGCTGCTGGAGGCACCGATGCTGCGGCAGGTGGTGCCCGGTGCGCTGGCGGTGGTCTTTGCGATCTGCCTGTCCAGCTTTGCGGTGGCGCTGACGCTGGGGGGCGGACCACGTGCCACCACCATCGAACTGGCGATTTATCAGGCGTTCCGCTTCGATTTCGATCTTGGGCGGGCGGCGATGCTGTCGGGTGTTCAGCTGCTGCTGACCGGGGCGGCGGCGCTGGTGGCGCTGCGCGTTGCCAGCGGCGAAGGATTCGGAGCCGGGCTAGACCGGCCCGTGCGGCGCTGGGATGGCGAGGGGCGCTGGGCGCGGGGGCTGGATGCGATCTATCTGTCGGGGGCGGCGCAGTTCCTGGTGTTGCCGCTGAGCGCCATCGTCATCGCGGGGCTGCCGGGGCTTCTGTCGATGGGGGCGTCGGTCTGGATGGCGGCGGCGACGTCGGCGTTGATTGCCGGGCTGAGTACGCTGGTTCTGCTGCTGATCGCCCTGCCGATGGCAATTGCCGTGGCGCTGGGCCGGGGGGCGGTGGTGGAGGTTGCCGGGCTGCTTGGTCTGGCGGTGTCACCGCTGGTGATCGGCACCGGGCTGTTTATTCTGATCTACCCGGTTGCTGATCCCTTTGCGCTGGCGCTGCCGGTCACGGCACTGGTCAATGCGCTGATGGCGCTGCCGTTTGCGCTGCGCATTCTGATCCCCAGAGTGCGCGAGATCCTGGCGCGCTATGGCCGTTTGTCGCTCTCTTTGGACATGCGCGGCGGGGCGTTCCTGCGCCGGGTGCTGTTGCCACGGCTGCGTCCTCAGCTTGGCTTTGCCGCGGGACTGGCGGCCGCGCTGTCGATGGGCGATCTCGGAGTCATTGCGCTGTTTGCCGATTCTGAAACCGCAACGCTGCCCTTGCAGGTCTATCGCCTGATGGGAGCTTACCGGATGGAGGCAGCCTCGGGCGGGGCGCTGTTGCTGCTGTGCCTGTCGATGGGGGCGTTTTACATATGCGACCGGGGAGGTCGGCGTCATGCTGAAACTTGA
- the thiB gene encoding thiamine ABC transporter substrate binding subunit, with translation MKHLVLAAGLLGATAAYAETPELIVYTYDSFVSDWGPGPAVEKAFEATCSCDLKLVGAGDGAALLARVKLEGARSDADVVLGLDTNLTAAAKATGLFAEHSISADYALPFEWEDTTFAPYDWGYFAFVHNADATAPKSFTELAESDLKIVIQDPRSSTPGLGLLMWVKAAYGDKAPEVWEGLADNVLTVTKGWSEAYGLFLEGEADMVLSYTTSPAYHLIAEDDASKAAAVFDEGHYMQVEVAGKLAASDQPELADQFLAFMVSDAFQSIIPTTNWMYPAVTPTAGLPQGFETLVAPEKSLLLGAEEAAALRDAALEEWLTALSR, from the coding sequence ATGAAACATCTTGTACTTGCAGCGGGACTGCTGGGCGCAACGGCAGCCTATGCCGAAACGCCTGAACTTATTGTCTACACCTACGACAGCTTTGTCTCTGACTGGGGTCCCGGGCCTGCGGTGGAGAAAGCCTTTGAGGCGACCTGCAGCTGTGACCTGAAACTGGTCGGCGCAGGCGACGGCGCGGCGCTGCTCGCACGGGTGAAGCTGGAAGGGGCGCGGTCCGATGCGGATGTGGTGCTGGGGCTCGACACCAATCTGACCGCAGCGGCGAAGGCGACCGGTCTTTTTGCCGAGCACAGCATCAGCGCCGATTATGCACTGCCGTTCGAGTGGGAAGACACCACCTTTGCGCCCTATGACTGGGGGTATTTTGCCTTTGTGCATAATGCGGATGCCACGGCACCGAAGAGTTTTACCGAGCTGGCTGAGAGCGATCTGAAGATCGTGATTCAGGATCCGCGTTCCTCCACCCCCGGCCTTGGCCTCTTGATGTGGGTGAAGGCTGCCTATGGCGACAAGGCCCCCGAGGTCTGGGAGGGGCTGGCCGACAATGTGCTGACCGTGACCAAGGGCTGGTCGGAGGCCTATGGGCTGTTCCTGGAGGGCGAGGCGGATATGGTGCTCTCCTATACCACCTCGCCGGCCTATCACCTGATCGCCGAGGATGACGCCAGCAAGGCGGCGGCGGTCTTCGATGAAGGTCACTACATGCAGGTTGAGGTTGCCGGCAAGCTGGCGGCCAGCGACCAGCCGGAACTGGCGGATCAGTTCCTGGCCTTCATGGTCAGCGATGCGTTCCAGTCAATCATTCCGACCACCAACTGGATGTATCCGGCGGTGACGCCGACAGCTGGCCTGCCGCAAGGGTTTGAGACCCTCGTTGCGCCGGAGAAATCGCTGTTGCTGGGTGCAGAGGAAGCGGCGGCGCTGCGTGATGCGGCGCTGGAAGAATGGCTGACCGCGCTCAGCCGCTGA
- the aroC gene encoding chorismate synthase, protein MSINSFGHLFRVTTWGESHGPALGATVDGCPPNVPVDAGMLQQWLDKRRPGQNKNMTQRNEPDAVKILSGVFEGKSTGTPIQLMIENTDQRSKDYGDIAQTFRPGHADITYFQKYGNRDYRGGGRSSARETAARVAAGGVAREAIKSLVPGLEIKGYMTRMGEMEIDRSRFDWDAIDQNDFWIPDAAAVQDWEDYLQGLRKEHDSVGAVIEVVARGVPAGIGAPIYGKLDTDLAAAMMSINAVKAVEIGEGMNAARLKGSENADEIFLGNDGQPIYSSNHSGGILGGISTGQDVVVRFAVKPTSSILTPRQSIRKDGSAAEVITKGRHDPCVGIRAVPVAEAMMACVILDHLLLHRGQVGENQGHIGG, encoded by the coding sequence ATGTCGATCAACAGCTTTGGCCATCTGTTCCGCGTCACCACCTGGGGCGAAAGCCACGGACCCGCTCTGGGTGCGACGGTTGACGGCTGCCCCCCCAATGTCCCGGTCGACGCCGGGATGCTGCAGCAGTGGCTCGACAAACGCCGCCCCGGTCAGAACAAGAACATGACCCAGCGCAACGAACCCGATGCGGTGAAAATCCTCTCCGGTGTGTTCGAGGGCAAATCGACAGGCACACCGATCCAGCTGATGATCGAAAACACCGATCAGCGCTCCAAGGACTATGGCGATATCGCCCAGACCTTCCGCCCGGGCCATGCCGACATCACCTATTTTCAGAAATACGGCAACCGCGACTATCGCGGCGGTGGCCGGTCTTCAGCCCGCGAAACGGCGGCCCGCGTGGCCGCTGGCGGTGTTGCTCGGGAGGCGATCAAATCGCTGGTGCCAGGGCTGGAGATCAAAGGCTACATGACCCGCATGGGCGAGATGGAGATCGACCGCAGCCGGTTCGACTGGGACGCCATCGACCAGAATGACTTCTGGATCCCAGATGCCGCCGCAGTGCAGGACTGGGAAGACTACCTTCAGGGGCTGCGCAAGGAACACGATTCAGTTGGCGCGGTGATTGAGGTTGTCGCCCGTGGCGTACCCGCAGGCATTGGCGCGCCGATCTATGGCAAGCTGGACACCGATCTGGCCGCCGCAATGATGTCGATCAACGCTGTCAAAGCCGTCGAGATCGGCGAAGGCATGAACGCCGCGCGTCTGAAGGGCTCGGAAAACGCCGATGAGATCTTCCTCGGCAATGATGGTCAGCCGATCTATTCGTCGAACCATTCCGGCGGCATTCTGGGCGGTATTTCCACCGGGCAGGATGTTGTCGTCAGGTTTGCGGTGAAACCCACGTCATCAATCCTGACGCCGCGCCAGTCGATCCGCAAGGATGGCAGCGCCGCCGAGGTCATCACCAAGGGCCGCCATGACCCCTGCGTCGGCATCCGTGCGGTGCCGGTGGCGGAGGCGATGATGGCCTGTGTGATCCTCGATCACCTGCTGCTGCATCGCGGTCAGGTGGGGGAAAACCAGGGCCACATCGGTGGCTGA